In Reichenbachiella agarivorans, one genomic interval encodes:
- a CDS encoding Wzz/FepE/Etk N-terminal domain-containing protein, which yields MVEEQEKRRSSEDEIDLIELTRSIWAGRLFIAKVTSVFIIIGLIIAFTSPVEYEATCKLLPESQEAQMPSLGGLAGLAGLAGVDLSSMGGSSGVMTPQLYPEIVNSLPFILEVMNDTIYFERQDIHATSFNYFKNIVKPSVMGYILKYTIGLPGLIFSNKPEDIISTKDDLSFYRISKEDWRLIESFKERIILEIDSETGIVEVMVEMPDPYAAAQIAKKIELMVTGAVVEYKTGKSLKNLEFILEAHDESKRKYESVQYQLARSTDRNRNVNSATAQIELKKLEYEFNLAYEVYKGLSSQVEQAKIKLKEETPVFTVLEPVRIPGDKSKPKRAVILIVLMVMGCMIGTIILFCKFILVGKRGRSF from the coding sequence ATGGTAGAAGAACAAGAAAAAAGAAGGAGTAGTGAAGATGAAATCGATCTTATAGAATTAACTCGAAGTATTTGGGCAGGTAGACTGTTCATCGCCAAGGTTACAAGCGTATTTATCATTATAGGGCTGATTATTGCTTTTACGAGTCCCGTAGAGTATGAGGCTACATGTAAATTGCTGCCAGAAAGCCAAGAAGCACAGATGCCCAGCTTGGGAGGTTTAGCAGGCTTGGCGGGCTTGGCAGGAGTAGATTTGAGCAGTATGGGAGGCTCGTCGGGCGTAATGACCCCACAGCTTTATCCCGAGATTGTCAATAGTTTACCTTTTATATTGGAGGTAATGAATGATACGATTTATTTTGAAAGACAAGATATTCATGCAACTTCATTCAACTATTTTAAGAACATAGTAAAGCCCTCTGTGATGGGCTACATCTTGAAGTATACTATTGGATTGCCTGGGTTAATATTTAGTAATAAACCTGAAGATATAATTAGTACCAAAGATGATTTGTCTTTTTATCGTATTTCTAAGGAAGATTGGAGACTTATTGAAAGTTTCAAAGAACGTATAATCTTGGAGATTGATAGTGAGACGGGGATAGTTGAAGTTATGGTTGAAATGCCTGATCCATATGCAGCTGCACAAATTGCGAAGAAAATTGAACTGATGGTCACGGGAGCGGTTGTTGAGTATAAGACGGGAAAATCGCTAAAAAATCTTGAATTCATTTTGGAGGCACACGATGAATCAAAAAGAAAATATGAGTCAGTGCAATACCAATTGGCACGATCTACAGATAGGAATAGAAATGTGAATTCAGCTACTGCACAAATTGAGCTCAAAAAATTAGAGTATGAGTTTAATTTGGCCTATGAAGTTTACAAAGGTCTATCATCACAAGTGGAGCAAGCCAAAATAAAGCTGAAGGAAGAAACACCGGTGTTTACAGTATTGGAACCAGTAAGGATACCTGGAGATAAGAGCAAGCCCAAAAGAGCAGTCATTTTAATTGTTCTCATGGTCATGGGATGTATGATTGGAACAATCATCTTGTTTTGCAAATTTATTTTAGTTGGAAAAAGGGGGAGATCATTTTAA
- a CDS encoding SLBB domain-containing protein, producing MRRISIIILFFALSIGYEVSTQAQNISDLQNLQNLDIDELTPEQMAVLVKRLESSGMSEEQLVQMAKMRGMSESDITKLRGKILQAQATESTSPAMSGTRLRVNPIDEAVVDELMLPFEQMLEKEIEDSLKIHEDGLEVFGLKFFRESELTFEPNLNVPTPANYTLAPGDELYIDIWGASEQNYQLTISPEGSIRVPGIGPILVSGLKMDEAKSKVIARLKKIYSTIGRSSFADVSLGQIRTISVHVIGQVHKPGTFTMSSFGTVFNALYSAGGPTINGSLRQIEIYRDRELLSSFDAYAFFIKGLGENITLKDQDVIIVKPYINRVRLQGEVKRAAAYELIDGESFEDLLYYAGGLSKNAYDGTMNVIRTEGNYKTVKSIAKESRGTFTMKNGDEIFVPKISDEFKRRVTIEGSVLNPGEYELTDGLTLLQLLNLADGLRGDTFMERGVIIRRNENFSLSNLSFDPKKVLSGEESIVLQNNDIVKFQSIYSLRESYTLTIEGEVINPGIFEHVDNMTVEDVIYLSGGFKESAARSFVEVARRIHPDSTRDTNLSAEIFNFPISKNLNLSQEASSFKLEPFDLIVIRKSPFFQDQEIVEVEGEAKFPGKYSMKRKDERISSLLSRAGGLTNYSYPKGATLIRRTEYYKAPKKMDAKDAEGKVIADVHTDDDASEIRRKDLTYRFRKEGFSFSDSLEIFRQQESIGIDLEKILENPGSKYDLILKKGDILSIPRVFQTVRVRGEVLYPSNIQHNKGSKLKHYVSSAGGFDQRAKKSKSYVIYANGSAAQTHSFLWIRDYPRIEPGAEIVVPQKPERQPMSPQAWVGIASGIATIALVISQITSN from the coding sequence ATGAGGCGTATTTCTATAATTATTCTATTCTTTGCTCTCTCTATTGGGTACGAGGTAAGTACTCAGGCACAGAATATATCAGATCTTCAGAATTTGCAGAACCTTGATATCGACGAGCTCACGCCAGAACAGATGGCCGTACTGGTCAAGAGACTGGAATCCAGCGGTATGTCTGAGGAGCAACTGGTGCAAATGGCTAAAATGCGCGGCATGTCTGAGTCAGACATTACAAAACTGCGTGGAAAAATACTACAAGCACAAGCCACAGAGTCAACTAGTCCCGCTATGAGTGGTACTAGGCTAAGAGTAAATCCAATAGATGAAGCAGTAGTAGATGAATTAATGCTTCCTTTCGAACAAATGCTTGAAAAGGAGATAGAAGATTCTTTGAAAATACACGAAGATGGGCTGGAGGTTTTTGGTTTGAAATTTTTTCGTGAATCAGAGCTGACTTTTGAACCCAATCTGAATGTGCCCACGCCTGCCAACTATACGCTAGCCCCGGGTGACGAATTGTATATAGATATTTGGGGTGCTTCGGAGCAGAATTATCAATTGACGATCTCGCCAGAGGGCTCAATTAGAGTTCCTGGTATTGGCCCAATACTTGTCAGCGGACTAAAAATGGATGAAGCCAAGTCAAAAGTAATTGCTAGACTCAAGAAAATATACAGTACCATAGGTAGGAGTTCCTTTGCCGATGTTTCGCTAGGGCAGATCCGTACCATCAGCGTACATGTGATAGGTCAGGTGCATAAGCCGGGAACCTTTACTATGAGCTCATTTGGTACTGTCTTTAATGCGCTTTATAGCGCTGGAGGGCCAACAATTAACGGATCTCTTCGTCAGATAGAAATTTATCGTGATAGGGAGTTGCTTTCTTCGTTTGATGCATATGCCTTTTTTATTAAGGGGTTAGGAGAAAATATTACCCTCAAGGATCAAGACGTAATTATTGTGAAGCCATATATCAATCGAGTGAGGCTTCAAGGGGAAGTAAAACGAGCAGCAGCCTACGAGCTGATAGATGGGGAATCGTTTGAAGACTTGCTCTATTATGCAGGAGGATTATCTAAGAACGCCTACGATGGTACAATGAATGTAATTCGTACAGAAGGGAATTATAAAACCGTCAAGTCTATTGCAAAAGAGAGTCGTGGGACATTCACAATGAAGAATGGAGATGAAATTTTTGTTCCGAAAATTTCAGATGAGTTTAAAAGAAGAGTTACAATAGAAGGATCAGTACTTAACCCTGGAGAGTATGAATTGACCGATGGGTTGACATTGCTCCAGTTGCTCAACCTTGCAGATGGATTGCGTGGAGATACATTTATGGAGCGTGGAGTTATTATAAGGAGAAATGAGAATTTCTCTCTATCCAATTTGTCCTTTGATCCCAAGAAAGTTTTAAGTGGAGAAGAGAGTATCGTATTGCAAAACAATGATATTGTTAAATTCCAATCTATCTACTCACTGAGAGAGTCTTATACCCTGACCATTGAAGGAGAAGTAATAAATCCAGGAATTTTTGAGCACGTTGATAACATGACAGTGGAAGATGTGATATACCTATCTGGTGGTTTTAAAGAATCAGCTGCCCGCTCATTTGTAGAGGTAGCACGACGGATTCATCCTGATAGTACAAGGGATACCAACCTATCCGCAGAAATTTTCAACTTCCCTATCAGCAAGAATTTAAATTTATCTCAAGAGGCTTCTTCTTTTAAATTGGAGCCTTTTGATCTCATTGTGATACGCAAAAGTCCCTTCTTTCAAGATCAAGAAATTGTAGAAGTGGAGGGAGAGGCAAAGTTTCCAGGTAAGTATTCAATGAAAAGAAAGGATGAGCGGATTTCGTCACTATTGAGTCGAGCAGGTGGGTTGACTAATTATTCTTATCCCAAAGGGGCAACTTTGATCAGGAGAACCGAATATTACAAAGCACCAAAAAAAATGGATGCTAAAGATGCAGAAGGAAAGGTTATCGCAGATGTGCATACTGATGATGATGCCTCAGAGATACGTCGCAAAGATTTGACTTATAGGTTTAGAAAGGAAGGCTTTTCATTCAGTGATAGTCTTGAGATTTTCCGTCAACAGGAATCTATAGGAATCGATCTAGAAAAGATATTAGAAAACCCAGGATCAAAATATGATTTGATCTTAAAAAAGGGAGATATTTTGAGTATCCCTAGGGTCTTTCAAACAGTTCGTGTCAGAGGAGAGGTCCTTTACCCAAGCAATATACAACACAACAAGGGATCCAAACTTAAACACTATGTTTCAAGTGCCGGTGGATTCGATCAAAGAGCTAAAAAGTCTAAGTCATATGTGATCTATGCCAATGGCTCTGCTGCACAAACCCACAGCTTCTTGTGGATTCGAGATTATCCAAGAATAGAGCCAGGGGCAGAGATTGTTGTTCCTCAAAAACCAGAGCGTCAGCCTATGAGCCCGCAAGCTTGGGTTGGGATCGCTTCGGGTATAGCCACTATTGCACTAGTAATTAGCCAAATTACATCCAATTGA
- the cysQ gene encoding 3'(2'),5'-bisphosphate nucleotidase CysQ produces the protein MELKQLLEIAKTAATKAAVSVLEIYQSGDFSIEAKADDSPLTLADKASHLAIVAELEKTQIPILSEEGAKIEFSERKEWEYFWMIDPLDGTKEFIKRNGEFTINIALIHGGKSILGVVQVPVRDELYFSIQGEGAFKEANGKINELKINKISMADSGLRVVASRSHLSDETQRFMDGLNSPEIVSMGSSLKLLAVAEGTADLYPRFAPTMEWDTAAAQAIVEAAGGSVTIQGTNKPVVYNKENLLNPHFFVSCELKN, from the coding sequence ATGGAATTAAAACAACTATTAGAAATAGCAAAGACTGCAGCTACAAAGGCTGCAGTTTCTGTTTTAGAGATATACCAAAGTGGAGACTTTTCAATTGAAGCGAAGGCTGATGATTCTCCATTGACTCTGGCTGATAAGGCATCACATTTGGCGATTGTGGCAGAGTTGGAAAAAACACAGATTCCGATTTTGAGTGAAGAAGGAGCCAAAATTGAGTTTAGCGAACGCAAAGAATGGGAATACTTTTGGATGATTGATCCTTTGGACGGCACCAAGGAGTTTATCAAACGAAACGGCGAGTTTACAATCAACATTGCTCTGATACATGGTGGCAAGTCAATACTTGGCGTGGTACAAGTGCCAGTCCGAGATGAGTTGTATTTTTCCATTCAGGGAGAAGGTGCTTTCAAAGAAGCAAATGGAAAAATCAATGAACTCAAAATAAATAAAATCAGCATGGCGGATTCTGGCTTGAGAGTTGTTGCTTCTCGTTCACATTTGTCCGATGAAACGCAGCGCTTCATGGATGGTCTCAATTCACCAGAAATTGTCAGTATGGGGAGTTCGTTGAAGTTACTGGCTGTAGCAGAAGGGACAGCTGATTTGTATCCACGTTTTGCCCCTACTATGGAGTGGGATACGGCAGCAGCCCAGGCAATAGTAGAAGCAGCAGGCGGTTCAGTTACAATTCAAGGAACCAATAAACCAGTAGTCTACAACAAAGAGAATTTGCTAAATCCACATTTTTTCGTGTCTTGTGAATTGAAAAATTAA
- the cysN gene encoding sulfate adenylyltransferase subunit CysN, producing the protein MSQQDNIIETHDNKGYLNMELLRFTTAGSVDDGKSTLIGRLLYDSKSIFEDQLEQVAKSSERKGLEHTDLALLTDGLKDEREQGITIDVAYRYFATPKRKFIIADTPGHIQYTRNMVTGASTANCALILIDARHGVIEQTRRHSIIASLLQIPHVIVCVNKMDLVDFKEEAFAKIKEDYEAFASKLDVKDVRFIPISALNGDNVVNRSENMDWYEGSTLLYTLENVHIGSDHNHIDCRFPVQTVIRPKNDKYHDYRGYAGRIASGVFKPGDEVTVLPSGFSSKIKSIDTFDGEVAEAFAPMSVAIQLEDNIDVGRGDMIVRTNNMPEPTQDIEAMLCWLNATGPKPKGKYILRHTTSEAKTMIKEIRYKLDISTLHRNEEDKDVKMNDICKVMLRTTKPILADSYKKNRNTGSLILVDEGTNETVAAGMIV; encoded by the coding sequence ATGTCACAGCAAGATAATATCATAGAAACACACGATAACAAGGGCTATCTCAACATGGAGCTTTTGAGATTTACCACTGCAGGTAGTGTAGATGATGGGAAGAGTACATTGATTGGTAGACTATTGTATGATTCAAAATCAATATTCGAAGACCAACTCGAACAAGTTGCCAAATCAAGTGAGAGAAAGGGACTAGAACACACGGACCTGGCACTTTTGACAGATGGATTGAAGGACGAGAGAGAACAAGGTATCACGATCGATGTAGCCTATAGATATTTTGCCACACCCAAGAGAAAATTCATCATCGCAGATACTCCAGGTCATATCCAGTACACCAGAAACATGGTGACGGGTGCTTCGACCGCCAACTGTGCTTTGATTTTGATAGATGCCAGACATGGAGTGATTGAGCAGACAAGAAGACATTCGATCATTGCTTCTTTGTTGCAAATCCCTCACGTCATCGTATGTGTCAACAAGATGGATTTGGTAGATTTCAAAGAAGAGGCATTTGCCAAAATCAAAGAAGATTATGAGGCATTTGCATCCAAGCTGGATGTCAAAGATGTTCGTTTTATTCCAATCTCTGCTCTCAATGGAGACAATGTCGTCAACAGAAGTGAAAACATGGATTGGTACGAAGGATCTACCTTGTTGTACACGTTGGAAAATGTACACATCGGTAGTGATCATAATCACATAGACTGTCGATTCCCTGTACAAACTGTGATCCGTCCAAAAAATGACAAGTACCATGACTACAGAGGGTATGCTGGTCGTATCGCAAGTGGTGTATTCAAGCCAGGAGATGAAGTAACCGTGTTGCCATCGGGCTTTAGTTCCAAAATCAAATCCATTGATACATTTGACGGTGAAGTTGCGGAGGCATTTGCACCTATGTCTGTAGCGATTCAATTGGAGGACAATATAGACGTCGGACGAGGAGACATGATCGTCAGGACCAACAATATGCCCGAGCCTACGCAAGACATCGAGGCGATGCTATGTTGGCTGAACGCTACGGGTCCAAAACCAAAGGGAAAGTATATTTTGCGTCACACAACTTCTGAGGCAAAGACGATGATCAAAGAGATTCGCTACAAATTGGATATCAGCACTCTGCATCGAAATGAAGAAGACAAGGATGTGAAAATGAACGACATCTGTAAAGTGATGTTGAGAACGACTAAACCAATTTTGGCGGACTCATATAAAAAGAATAGAAATACAGGTAGCTTAATCTTGGTAGACGAAGGAACCAACGAAACAGTAGCTGCTGGAATGATTGTTTAA
- the cysD gene encoding sulfate adenylyltransferase subunit CysD, translated as MSNYNLTHIKELEAEAIFILREVFAQFENPAILFSGGKDSIVVTHLARKAFFPSKIPFPLVHIDTGHNFPETMKFRDELVAELGAKLIVGSVQKSIDDGEAIEEKGKSANRNANQTVTLLGTIEEHQFDACIGGARRDEEKARAKERFFSHRDEFGQWDPKNQRPELWNIFNGRQHQGEHFRVFPLSNWTEMDVWQYILSENIAIPSLYFAHERKVIRRSNTWLPVSEFIQIADDEEIVTKQIRFRTLGDITITGGDESSADTLAKIVDEVASARQTERGNREDDKRSETSMEDRKKQGYF; from the coding sequence ATGTCAAATTACAATCTCACACATATTAAAGAATTAGAAGCAGAGGCGATTTTCATTTTGCGCGAAGTATTCGCACAGTTTGAAAACCCTGCAATTTTGTTTTCAGGAGGAAAAGATTCCATTGTGGTCACTCACTTGGCTAGAAAAGCCTTTTTTCCATCTAAAATACCGTTTCCATTGGTTCATATTGATACAGGGCACAATTTCCCTGAGACGATGAAGTTTAGAGACGAACTAGTGGCAGAGCTAGGCGCTAAACTGATCGTGGGATCTGTGCAAAAGTCAATTGATGATGGCGAAGCGATCGAAGAAAAAGGAAAAAGTGCCAATAGGAATGCTAATCAAACAGTCACCCTACTAGGAACAATCGAGGAGCATCAATTTGATGCTTGCATCGGTGGTGCCAGAAGAGACGAAGAAAAGGCAAGAGCAAAAGAGAGGTTCTTCTCTCACAGAGATGAGTTTGGTCAGTGGGATCCGAAAAACCAGAGACCAGAGTTATGGAATATCTTCAATGGCAGACAGCATCAGGGAGAGCATTTCAGAGTATTTCCATTGAGCAATTGGACAGAAATGGACGTGTGGCAATATATATTGTCAGAAAATATCGCGATTCCTTCTTTGTATTTTGCACATGAGAGAAAAGTGATCAGACGAAGCAATACTTGGTTGCCAGTATCGGAGTTTATCCAAATAGCTGATGACGAAGAAATCGTCACCAAGCAAATCAGGTTTAGAACATTGGGAGACATTACCATCACAGGTGGAGATGAGTCTAGTGCTGATACCTTGGCTAAAATTGTTGACGAGGTAGCTTCAGCTAGACAAACCGAACGAGGCAATCGTGAGGATGACAAGCGCTCTGAAACCTCAATGGAGGACAGAAAGAAGCAAGGGTATTTTTAA
- the cysC gene encoding adenylyl-sulfate kinase, whose product MTENIIPHSHAITQQDRIKKLGYKPQLIWFVGLSGSGKSTLASALEEKLFAEGINTYILDGDNIRSGLNKDLDFSDDSRKENIRRIAEVSKLFVDAGIVVLTAFITPFEDERNKIKALIGVENYTEIFVNCPLEECEKRDVKGLYAKARRGEIKNFTGIDSPFEEPKNADLNIPSHQLSIEEGVQRIYDLVKTKIEVGRM is encoded by the coding sequence ATGACTGAAAATATTATTCCTCATAGTCACGCGATCACACAGCAGGATCGAATCAAAAAACTGGGGTACAAGCCCCAATTGATTTGGTTTGTAGGCCTGTCTGGATCTGGCAAATCCACATTGGCTAGTGCCCTAGAGGAAAAACTGTTTGCAGAGGGGATCAATACTTACATACTAGATGGAGATAATATCAGATCAGGATTGAACAAGGATTTGGATTTCTCTGATGATAGTAGAAAGGAAAACATCCGGCGCATTGCAGAAGTGTCCAAGTTGTTTGTGGATGCTGGAATTGTCGTGTTGACAGCTTTTATCACGCCCTTCGAGGACGAACGAAACAAGATAAAAGCCTTGATAGGTGTGGAAAATTACACCGAAATTTTCGTGAATTGTCCGTTGGAAGAATGCGAAAAGAGAGATGTCAAGGGGCTTTATGCCAAGGCAAGAAGAGGAGAAATCAAGAACTTTACAGGAATTGATTCACCTTTTGAAGAACCAAAAAACGCAGATTTAAACATCCCTTCTCACCAATTGAGTATTGAGGAGGGAGTTCAAAGAATATATGATCTAGTGAAAACCAAGATTGAAGTAGGAAGAATGTAG
- a CDS encoding nucleotide sugar dehydrogenase has product MSLKVGIIGLGYVGLPLAVAAAEKYPVVGFDINIKRIDELKKGHDRTGEVTAELLSSSQVSFSSNPDDLASVNFYIVTVPTPIDENNNPDLSLIEKASTLVGKYLKEGDIAVYESTVFPGCTEEICVPILEKQSGLKFNENFFLGYSPERINPGDKDRGVKEILKVTSGSTEAIADQINDFYASFITAGTHKASSIKVAEAAKVIENAQRDINIAFVNELSLIFNRLNIDTHEVLEAAGTKWNFLPFKPGLVGGHCIGVDPYYLTHKAESVGYLPEVILAGRRINSNMGKYVAQSVIKLMTKRKVELVGARVLVYGITFKENCPDVRNTRVIDIIKELNEYNIVVDVYDPLADKEEVKEEYGIELIEGLGGKYSAQIMAVAHTAFNKIDWKSQAASSIIYDVKGILPKELVSGSL; this is encoded by the coding sequence ATGAGCTTGAAGGTTGGGATTATTGGTCTAGGATATGTAGGATTGCCACTCGCAGTGGCAGCTGCTGAAAAATATCCAGTGGTAGGTTTTGATATCAATATCAAACGCATTGATGAATTGAAGAAGGGGCATGATAGGACGGGTGAAGTGACCGCAGAATTGCTTTCATCTTCTCAAGTTAGTTTTTCGTCCAATCCAGACGATCTGGCCTCCGTCAATTTCTATATTGTCACGGTGCCCACTCCGATTGATGAAAACAATAATCCTGACCTTTCACTTATAGAAAAGGCATCTACACTGGTAGGAAAATACCTCAAAGAGGGAGACATAGCTGTGTATGAGTCAACTGTGTTTCCTGGTTGTACGGAAGAAATTTGTGTACCAATTTTGGAAAAGCAATCTGGGTTAAAATTCAACGAAAATTTCTTTTTGGGCTACTCCCCAGAAAGAATCAATCCAGGAGACAAAGACCGTGGTGTCAAGGAAATATTGAAAGTAACAAGTGGTAGTACAGAAGCCATTGCTGATCAAATCAATGATTTTTATGCTTCTTTCATCACTGCGGGGACACATAAAGCCTCATCTATCAAGGTAGCAGAGGCGGCCAAAGTGATAGAAAATGCACAGCGTGACATCAACATCGCATTTGTGAATGAGCTTTCTTTGATATTCAATAGATTAAACATTGATACACACGAGGTATTAGAAGCGGCAGGAACTAAGTGGAATTTTCTTCCTTTCAAACCTGGCTTGGTGGGAGGGCATTGTATTGGCGTAGATCCATATTACTTGACACACAAGGCAGAGAGCGTTGGGTATTTGCCAGAAGTGATTTTGGCAGGACGTAGGATCAATAGCAACATGGGCAAGTATGTAGCTCAGTCTGTGATCAAATTGATGACCAAGCGCAAAGTAGAACTAGTCGGTGCTAGGGTTTTGGTATACGGTATTACGTTCAAAGAAAACTGCCCTGATGTCAGAAACACCCGTGTCATCGACATCATCAAAGAACTCAATGAGTACAACATCGTAGTAGATGTGTATGATCCATTGGCAGACAAAGAGGAAGTCAAAGAGGAATATGGTATTGAATTGATAGAAGGACTAGGAGGTAAGTACAGTGCCCAGATCATGGCAGTGGCCCATACAGCATTCAACAAAATTGACTGGAAATCACAAGCAGCAAGCAGCATTATTTATGATGTAAAGGGGATTCTTCCCAAGGAACTTGTCTCAGGGTCGCTTTAG
- a CDS encoding UDP-glucuronic acid decarboxylase family protein, which translates to MAKKRVLITGGAGFLGSHLCDRFLKEGCHVIAMDNLITGSLENIQHLFHREDFEYYNHDVSKFVHVPGDLDYIMHFASPASPIDYLKMPIQTLKVGSLGTHNLLGLAKAKGARMLIASTSEVYGDPLVHPQTEDYWGNVNPVGPRGVYDEAKRFQEAMTMAYHTFHGVETRIVRIFNTYGPRMRLDDGRVLPAFIGQALRGEDLTAFGDGSQTRSFCYVDDLVEGIYRLLLSDCADPVNIGNPDEITINQFAEEILKLTGSKSKIIYKPLPTDDPKQRQPNITKAKEVLGWSPKFSRSEGLKPTLEYFKDKVK; encoded by the coding sequence ATGGCTAAGAAAAGAGTACTCATTACGGGAGGAGCAGGTTTCCTTGGATCACACCTTTGTGATAGATTTTTGAAGGAAGGATGTCATGTAATTGCCATGGACAATTTGATAACAGGTTCTTTGGAAAATATTCAGCACCTGTTTCACAGAGAAGATTTCGAGTATTACAATCATGATGTATCGAAATTTGTTCATGTACCTGGAGATTTGGATTACATCATGCATTTTGCATCACCAGCTAGTCCAATAGATTATTTGAAGATGCCTATTCAGACCCTGAAGGTAGGTTCTTTGGGAACACACAACCTTTTGGGCTTAGCCAAGGCCAAAGGCGCAAGGATGCTAATCGCTTCCACCTCTGAAGTATATGGGGATCCTCTGGTACACCCTCAGACTGAGGACTATTGGGGTAACGTCAATCCTGTTGGGCCTAGAGGTGTATATGATGAAGCCAAAAGATTTCAAGAAGCAATGACGATGGCTTACCATACTTTTCATGGAGTAGAAACTCGTATTGTTAGAATATTTAATACCTACGGCCCAAGGATGCGATTGGATGATGGACGTGTGCTGCCAGCATTCATTGGTCAAGCATTGAGAGGGGAAGATCTAACGGCCTTTGGCGATGGGTCTCAAACGAGATCGTTTTGCTATGTCGATGATTTGGTAGAAGGGATATATCGTCTATTGTTGAGCGATTGTGCAGATCCAGTCAACATTGGTAACCCAGATGAAATCACGATCAATCAATTTGCGGAGGAGATTCTAAAATTGACGGGAAGTAAATCTAAGATAATCTATAAGCCTCTCCCTACAGATGATCCAAAACAACGTCAGCCTAACATTACGAAGGCCAAAGAGGTGCTGGGATGGTCTCCCAAATTTTCGAGAAGTGAAGGTTTAAAGCCTACATTGGAGTATTTTAAAGATAAAGTTAAGTGA
- the rfbC gene encoding dTDP-4-dehydrorhamnose 3,5-epimerase, giving the protein MEIKETKLIGAYSVQPKLFRDNRGYFFEWFSAKKFEQETGIKFTPIQFNSSKSTKGVLRGLHYQENPTSQAKLVGVTQGTIQDVIVDLRVGSPTFGMHHSEILTEQSKNQLFVPKGFGHGFLVLSETAEIFYAIDDYYSPEHEGGVMYNDPSLGIQWEMEEKDIVLSDKDTKYELLTNRTFNFQYNG; this is encoded by the coding sequence ATGGAAATAAAAGAAACAAAACTGATAGGAGCATATTCCGTTCAGCCCAAGCTATTTCGAGATAATAGAGGCTATTTTTTTGAATGGTTTAGTGCCAAGAAGTTTGAGCAGGAAACAGGTATCAAATTTACACCGATCCAATTCAATAGTTCCAAATCCACTAAAGGAGTTTTGCGTGGTTTACATTATCAAGAAAATCCCACAAGCCAAGCCAAGCTGGTTGGGGTTACTCAAGGTACTATTCAAGATGTCATAGTAGACTTGAGAGTTGGATCCCCTACTTTTGGAATGCATCATTCAGAAATTCTTACAGAGCAGAGTAAAAATCAATTGTTTGTACCCAAGGGTTTCGGACATGGTTTTTTGGTATTGTCAGAGACAGCAGAGATTTTTTATGCTATCGATGATTACTATTCCCCAGAGCATGAAGGTGGTGTGATGTACAATGACCCAAGCCTCGGAATCCAATGGGAAATGGAAGAGAAAGATATTGTCCTATCTGACAAGGATACAAAATACGAACTACTTACTAACAGAACTTTTAATTTTCAATACAATGGCTAA